Genomic segment of Candidatus Oleimmundimicrobium sp.:
GTGTGGTAGTAATTTTTCCAACACTTTTTCTCTTTCTTCATTGGTTTCAGAAAGAATCATTTGTTGCACGAGAGGCAAACGTTCATCGCCAAAAAACATGTGTTCGGTTCTGCATAGCCCTATTCCTTCTGCTCCAAACTCTCTAGCTTTCTTCGCATCTTCAGGGGTATCTGCATTTGCTCTTACGCCAAGTTTTCTATATTTATCCGCCCATTTAAGAATCGTTTGAAAATCTATGCTAACACTGGGAGGAATAAGCGGCGCCTCTCCTAAAATTACCCGGCCCAAGCTTCCATCTATACTTATAATATCTCCAGCTTTAATTGTTGTTCCATTGACCTCAAAAAGTTGTTTTTCCATATCCAATTTCAATGCTTCACATCCAGCAACGCATGGTTTTCCCATACCCCGCGCCACAACAGCCGCATGGCTTGTCATTCCTCCGTGAACAGTAAGTACGCCTTGGGCTGCTATTACACCATGAATATCATCAGGCGTAGTTTCCCATCGAACCAATATAACCTTTTTGCCCGCTTTTCCTTCTTCTTCAGCAGTATCCGCGTCAAAAACAACTTCTCCGCTCGCAGCTCCCGGAGAAGCAGGTAAACCAGTTGCGAGAACATCTAACTCGGCCTTAGGGTCAATTCGAGGATGAAGGAGTTGATCTAATTGAGAAGGATCAATTCTTTTTATTGCTATTTCTTCGGTAATTAAGCCTTCTTTCACCATATCAACGGCAATCTTTAACGCTGCAGCAGCTGTTCTCTTGCCTGTTCTTGTTTGAAGCATATAAAGCTTACCTTGTTCTATTGTGAACTCTACATCTTGCATGTCGCGATAGTGTTTCTCAAGCTTTTTCATTGCTTCTATCAACTCGTTGTAAACACCGGGCATTTCTTCTTTAAGTTCTACAAGGGTTTTTGGAGTGCGAACACCGGCTACAACATCTTCGCCTTGAGCATTGGTAAGATATTCTCCAAAAATTTTATTTTCACCAGTTCCGGGATCCCTTGTAAATGCAACTCCCGTAGCAGAATCATTCCCTTTGTTTCCAAAAACCATTGCTTGAATATTAACGGCCGTACCTAAGTCATCTGAAATCTTATATTCTTTACGATATGTCTTAGCACGAGAGTTATTCCATGATTCAAAAACTGCACTTATAGCTTTTTTAAGTTGATCCTCGGGATCCTTTGGAAATTCCTCACCGGTTTCTTCCTTTACAATCTCTTTATAGATATTAACCAACACTTTTAAATCCTCTGCTGTAAGTTCAGTATCTTGTTTAACCCCTCGCTTTTTCTTCATCTCTCTTAATTCGCGTTCAAATTTATTTTTGTCCACTTTAAGCACAATATCGGAAAACATCATCAAAAATCGCCTGTACGCATCATAAGCAAACCTATCATTTTCGGTTTGCCTAATAAGCCCTTCTATTGTCACATCGTTTAATCCAAGGTTTAAAACCGTGTCCATCATCCCTGGCATCGAAAAAGCTGCACCGGAACGAACGGAGAGCAACAATGGATCGTTGGTATCTCCTAATTGTTTTTTTATTTTTTTCTCTAACTTATTTTGGTGTTCTTTTGCCTCTTTTTCTAAACCCTCTGGAAGTTTTCCGGTCTTAGAGTAGATATTACAAGCCTCGGTTGAAATTGTATAACCAGGAGGAACGGGAAAACCAAGTTTTGTCATCTCCGCTAAATTGGAGCCCTTGCCCCCCAATATAAATTTCATTTTTGCGTTTCCTTCTTCAAAATCATAAACATACTTCTTGGCCGACATTTATAAACCCCCTCAAATGTAATTATCGTTTTTACTGTAATATTTTAATATCTCACTAGCCGTTTCTTCAATTGCTTTATGCGTAATATTTATAACTTTGCATCTAAGTTTTTTCATGATAGAACACGCGCACTCAAGTTCTTTAAAAATATACTTGATATCAGCGTAACCATTCTTTGGAGAACCTACCGATTCCAGTCTTTGCCCCCTAATTTCCCTCAATAAATTTGCATCAATATCGAGGCCAATTATTTTTTCCGATGGTATTTCAAAAAGCTGTTTAGCCGGTTCAATTCCATAAATTAAAGGGATGTTTGCCGCTTTTAACCCATGATAAGCCAGAAACATGGAAAGAGGAGTTTTAGAAGTTCGAGAAACTCCAATGAGAACGATTTCAGCTTCTTTAATATTTTCTATGCCTCTCCCGTCATCATGTTTAACTGCAAAATTCATTGCTTCAATTTTCCGAAAGTATCCATTGTTTATTTTTCTAGAAGCACCCGGATTGGACTCTGCTGTAATTTCTAATACATCTTCCAGCACTTTTATCGCCGGACCCAAAATATCTAATTCAGAAACACCATATTCGTTAGCCTTAATCTCTAAAAACTCTTTCAATCGAGGAATAACTAAACTATAAAATATTACACTTGAATCAACTTTGGCTTTACTTATAATTGTTTCAATTTGTTTTTCATTATCAATTTTCGGCCATTTCACTATCTTAAACTTTTCAGCAAACTGACTTGTTGCCGCCTTAGCTAACTGCTCTGCTGTATCACCCAATGAGTCTGAAAGTACATATATATTTCTTTTTACCGTCATCTATTTTGTCCTTTTTGCCAAAGTTAAATATATTCAACCAAAATATTAATCTTCTTTTTAAGGTAATGTTTATCCGGCAGCGATAGCTAACTTAGAAAAATCCGCAATCGTTTCAAATACCTGAACACATTTATTCAACAATTTTACTCTGTTATCCCGCAATTCTTTCTCTTTCGCCATTACCAAAACTTCATCAAAAAATTTATCTACGAACGGCCTCAAGTTTGCCAAAATTTTCATGACCTCTTCGTAGTCATCATCTTTTAAGGACTTATTTATGGCTTTTTCTGATTGTAAAATTGTCCAAAACAGAGTTCTCTCTTCTTCTTGTTTAAATAAATTTTCATTAACAGCTGTCCCTAATTCACCCACCGCCAAATTTTTACATCTTATGAACGCTGTAAACAAGTCTTTTATTAAACTTTCTTCTCTATATTTAGACATAATCTTAATTTTTTCTCTGAGAACTACCAAATTATTCAACCCTAATGCCAAAACTGAGTCAATAACATCATACTGGAACCCCGCGCTTAAAAATTGTTGTTTTAGCCTACCCAGGAAAAAAATCTTAAGTTCTTTTAAAATTTGAGCTTCATCTTGATAAAATTCTATCTTTTCTTTTTTATATTCAGATAACGCAAACTCTATAAGCTCAAACGGTGACAAATTTAACTCGCCATTTAGAATTATGCTTATTATGCCCTGTGCCTGACGACGCAAAGCATAAGGATCCTCTGAGCCGGTTGGCAAAAATCCTACGGAAAAACAACCTACTATGGTATCAATTTTGTCCGCAATGCTTACAATTTTTCCTACATCGGTTTTAGGTAAAATATCACCTGAATAACGAGGTAAATAATGCTCGAAGATGCCCTCAGCAACTTCTTTGTTTTCGCCGGATAATGCCGCATATTCTCTACCCATTACTCCTTGAAGATCCGGGAATTCTATAACCATCTCTGTTACTAAATCAGCCTTACTTAAATAAGCAACTCGTTTTGCATTATCTTTTGTTGAGTTCTCAACTCTTAATTTTTTAGCTAAAAAATTAGCAACCTCCTCAATGCGTTTAACCTTACCATGCATCGTCCCTAATTTATCTTGAAAAATAACACCTTTAAGTTTCTCAACATTTTGAGCAAACGGTTCTTTTTTGTCTTCTTCAAAAAAAAACTTCGCGTCTGCAAGCCGTGCTCTAAGAACTTTTTCATGACCCTTTCTTATGTTGTCGTCGTAAGCTGCATTGCCATTGTGAACAACTATAAATTTAGATTTTAACTTACCATCAATTCCATCAATGGGAAAATAACGTTGGTGCGACTCCATCGAAGTCGCTAACACCTCCCGAGGCAAACTAAGATAATCATCCGAAAATGTTCCACAAATAGCGTGAGGAGACTCTACTAAGTTTATCACCTCAGTAAAAGTTTTAGGGTTTATAACCGGCTTCTCTTCTTTCTTTTTTAAGAGTTTTTTGATGTCATTTTGAATAATTTCCTTCCGTTTTTCTTGATTCACAATTACTTTAGCGGCCTGTAAAAGAGGAAGGTATTCTTTGCAACTTTTTACTTCAATAGGATTTTTTGCAAGAAAACGGTGTCCCCACGTCAAATTGCTCGATTTTAAATTACCAAACGAAAAGCTTACAATTTTATCTTCATATAAAGCCAGAAGCCAACGAATTGGCCGAACAAAACAAATGTTGTCTCCCTGCCATCTCATGGATTTACGGAAAGAGATAGATGATATCAATCTTGGTAAAATATCGGGCAGAATCTCCAATGTTTTCTTGCCTTTTTCTTTTGTGGTGGCGTAAATATAAACCCCTTCGGGAGTTTCACGAACTTCCAAATCGGCAACATTTACTCCTTGCGATTTAGCAAACCCCTTTGCGGCAGCGGTCGGCTTTCCATCAACATTAAACGCCAGCTTCGCCGGTGGCCCTTTCGTCTCTTTTACTTCTTCCAGCTGTTGCGAATGCAATCCAATAACGTTTAACGCTAAGCGTCTTGGAGTTCCATATGTTCTTACTTCGGAAAAGGAAAGCCTGTTTTCACAGAGCAATTTTTCAGCCTTGCTTTTTAGTTGGCTAATTCCTTCATCAATTGACGCGGATGGCATCTCTTCGGTTCCAATTTCTAAAATCAAGTCACCTGTGTTCATCAACACTCCTGTTTTAATTATCAGTTTTTTTAAACCTGCCCGCCATTGCCTACTGCTTTATGCGATGGCAAGCGAGGAGTCCACAACCAACAGTAAAAAATAAGGAATTAAAACACTCCATTGATCCCCGGCTACTTTAAAAAGGGAAACTCCATTTCTTCCCTTTGTAATAGATAAGCATTAGCACACTTACGCGCAAGATCACGAACCCGCGCGATAAAGCGTGTCCGCTCAGTCACACTTATTGCCCCTCTGGCATCCAAAAGATTGAAAACATGTGAACATTTGAGAACATGGTCGTAGGCTGGCAAAACTAAATTTTTAGATAACACAATCTTACATTCTTTTTCAAATTTGTTAAAAAGATCGTTCAGCATAACTGTATCCGCTACTTCAAAATTATATTTAGACCATTCTACTTCACCGTGCTGATGAATATCGCCATAGGTTAAATCACTTCCCCATGTCAGGTCAAAAACACTATCTTTTTCCTGAACATACATAGCAATCCTCTCCAGCCCATATGTTAATTCAACCGAGATTGGTTTCAAATCAATGCTCCCTACTTGTTGAAAATAGGTAAATTGCGTTATTTCCATACCATCCAACCAAACTTCCCAGCCTAATCCCCAAGCTCCTAAAGTAGGTGATTCCCAATCGTCTTCGACGAAACGTATGTCGTGTTTTTTTGGATTAATTCCAATTCTTTCAAGACTCTTGAGATAGATATCTTGAATATCATCCGGGGCCGGTTTTAGCAATACCTGAAACTGGTAATAATGCTGAAGCCGATTTGGATTTTCACCATACCGACCATCAGTCGGTCTGCGAGAAGGTTCAACATAAGCAATCTTCCAGGGTTCTGGCCCTAAGCATCTTAAAAAGGTATGTGGATTGAATGTTCCCGCCCCTACTTCTAAATCATAGGGCTGGCCTATTAAACAGCCGCAATCGGCCCAATATGATTGTAAATTCATAATTATCTCTTGAAAATTCATATCTTTCTCCAAATCCAAAATTTAATAATAAAACCTCTCCCCTAAAGCAAATCCAACACACCCAGGACGAGAGGATTTTTTCTACAGCTCCACCCTGAATTAACTTTTACGGTACCGCGGTAAATGGATTATATGTATTAGTCGTTTCCCCTTCATACCTTTTAATATGAAAATTTATTTTTCTACTTTTCGGCTTAGATAATAAGCTAAAACTACCGACAATGTCAAAACAGCAAGAGCTAAAGCGCCATAAAACCCATACACACTGTACTCATAAAGAACTATTTTCCGACCAATAGCGACAAAAGCAGCTTCAAGAACAGCATCCCATGTTCTTTTACCGCTCAAATAGGCCATGGTTATTCTAAACATTTCAACAACAATGAAAAGAACAAGAGCTATATCCAAAAAATAGTGAATTTCCGATGGATTAAAAAAATGGTGAGATTGAAATGCAGAAAAAACACTATTAGCTAAATAACCAATACCCAAAAAAATAATTATAATCATTAAGACAGCCACCAAAAATTCGGCTATCTCCATACAAAAATTAAATTTTGTTACAAGCGGTTCCAGTTTGTTTTTTATCATTTAAGCCACTTTTTAATGTTATAATATAAGAGCTTTTAGAGTCAATCTTTTAACTTATTTATACAATCTCTGCTCTTAAGCTGAGCATGTATATTAAAATTTACATATTTTTTGGCAATCATTATAACTTCTTTTTTTAAGCCCTCTGGAATTTCAATATTATTAAAACTATCAGCTCTTGCCTTCAACAATATTAAAATTAAATCAGCCGCTTGGGGGCTTATAAAAATTGTATTTGATTCAATTTCACCGCGTTGATAGTCTAAATGAACACATTTTTCACAGACAAGTCCACCATTGCCACAACTAAAAAAGATTTTTTCAAAGCCACTCACAGCTTTATCACAAATAACACACCTACTAAGAACCGGCAAAAAACCGGAAAGAGAGAGAAGTTTTAAATCAAATGCTACTAAAAAAAGGTCCATATTAACCGATGTTTTAGACAGAGTTCTTAAACTGGATAATAAAAATTCAAAAACCCTTCTATCTTTTTCATGCTCAACAGAGATTTTATTCACTAAATCAAGCGCGGAAAACCCATAAGCTATCTTGTTTAGGTCCTCCCTGATTTCCGAAAAAGAATCTATGATTTCGGTTTGCGTAATTGTGTCTAAATTTCTACCCTGATAAAGCAAAAGATCAACATAGGTAAAAGGTTCAAGCCTTCCTCCAAATTTGCTTTTAGTTCGACGCAATCCTTTTGCAACGGCGCTTATTTTTCCTTGAGAATCTGTAAAAAAGGTTATAATTTTATCGGCTTCTCCAAGTTTTATAGATTTTAAAACTATCCCTTTAGTTTTACAGAGAGAACCTACAGACTCACGGGATGACATAAAAAGTCTCCATCCACCAGGCACCATACTCCAAATAATTAATTATATAAATAACTTGCTTCTCGATTTTTAATCTCCGTATTTCTTGTTTTATCATTTTTGGTTTTACTAAAACCTGAGAAT
This window contains:
- a CDS encoding phosphate-starvation-inducible PsiE family protein, with protein sequence MIKNKLEPLVTKFNFCMEIAEFLVAVLMIIIIFLGIGYLANSVFSAFQSHHFFNPSEIHYFLDIALVLFIVVEMFRITMAYLSGKRTWDAVLEAAFVAIGRKIVLYEYSVYGFYGALALAVLTLSVVLAYYLSRKVEK
- the recO gene encoding DNA repair protein RecO, which gives rise to MSSRESVGSLCKTKGIVLKSIKLGEADKIITFFTDSQGKISAVAKGLRRTKSKFGGRLEPFTYVDLLLYQGRNLDTITQTEIIDSFSEIREDLNKIAYGFSALDLVNKISVEHEKDRRVFEFLLSSLRTLSKTSVNMDLFLVAFDLKLLSLSGFLPVLSRCVICDKAVSGFEKIFFSCGNGGLVCEKCVHLDYQRGEIESNTIFISPQAADLILILLKARADSFNNIEIPEGLKKEVIMIAKKYVNFNIHAQLKSRDCINKLKD
- a CDS encoding pyruvate, water dikinase regulatory protein, which produces MTVKRNIYVLSDSLGDTAEQLAKAATSQFAEKFKIVKWPKIDNEKQIETIISKAKVDSSVIFYSLVIPRLKEFLEIKANEYGVSELDILGPAIKVLEDVLEITAESNPGASRKINNGYFRKIEAMNFAVKHDDGRGIENIKEAEIVLIGVSRTSKTPLSMFLAYHGLKAANIPLIYGIEPAKQLFEIPSEKIIGLDIDANLLREIRGQRLESVGSPKNGYADIKYIFKELECACSIMKKLRCKVINITHKAIEETASEILKYYSKNDNYI
- the glyS gene encoding glycine--tRNA ligase subunit beta; its protein translation is MNTGDLILEIGTEEMPSASIDEGISQLKSKAEKLLCENRLSFSEVRTYGTPRRLALNVIGLHSQQLEEVKETKGPPAKLAFNVDGKPTAAAKGFAKSQGVNVADLEVRETPEGVYIYATTKEKGKKTLEILPDILPRLISSISFRKSMRWQGDNICFVRPIRWLLALYEDKIVSFSFGNLKSSNLTWGHRFLAKNPIEVKSCKEYLPLLQAAKVIVNQEKRKEIIQNDIKKLLKKKEEKPVINPKTFTEVINLVESPHAICGTFSDDYLSLPREVLATSMESHQRYFPIDGIDGKLKSKFIVVHNGNAAYDDNIRKGHEKVLRARLADAKFFFEEDKKEPFAQNVEKLKGVIFQDKLGTMHGKVKRIEEVANFLAKKLRVENSTKDNAKRVAYLSKADLVTEMVIEFPDLQGVMGREYAALSGENKEVAEGIFEHYLPRYSGDILPKTDVGKIVSIADKIDTIVGCFSVGFLPTGSEDPYALRRQAQGIISIILNGELNLSPFELIEFALSEYKKEKIEFYQDEAQILKELKIFFLGRLKQQFLSAGFQYDVIDSVLALGLNNLVVLREKIKIMSKYREESLIKDLFTAFIRCKNLAVGELGTAVNENLFKQEEERTLFWTILQSEKAINKSLKDDDYEEVMKILANLRPFVDKFFDEVLVMAKEKELRDNRVKLLNKCVQVFETIADFSKLAIAAG
- a CDS encoding glycine--tRNA ligase subunit alpha, whose product is MNFQEIIMNLQSYWADCGCLIGQPYDLEVGAGTFNPHTFLRCLGPEPWKIAYVEPSRRPTDGRYGENPNRLQHYYQFQVLLKPAPDDIQDIYLKSLERIGINPKKHDIRFVEDDWESPTLGAWGLGWEVWLDGMEITQFTYFQQVGSIDLKPISVELTYGLERIAMYVQEKDSVFDLTWGSDLTYGDIHQHGEVEWSKYNFEVADTVMLNDLFNKFEKECKIVLSKNLVLPAYDHVLKCSHVFNLLDARGAISVTERTRFIARVRDLARKCANAYLLQREEMEFPFLK
- the ppdK gene encoding pyruvate, phosphate dikinase; its protein translation is MSAKKYVYDFEEGNAKMKFILGGKGSNLAEMTKLGFPVPPGYTISTEACNIYSKTGKLPEGLEKEAKEHQNKLEKKIKKQLGDTNDPLLLSVRSGAAFSMPGMMDTVLNLGLNDVTIEGLIRQTENDRFAYDAYRRFLMMFSDIVLKVDKNKFERELREMKKKRGVKQDTELTAEDLKVLVNIYKEIVKEETGEEFPKDPEDQLKKAISAVFESWNNSRAKTYRKEYKISDDLGTAVNIQAMVFGNKGNDSATGVAFTRDPGTGENKIFGEYLTNAQGEDVVAGVRTPKTLVELKEEMPGVYNELIEAMKKLEKHYRDMQDVEFTIEQGKLYMLQTRTGKRTAAAALKIAVDMVKEGLITEEIAIKRIDPSQLDQLLHPRIDPKAELDVLATGLPASPGAASGEVVFDADTAEEEGKAGKKVILVRWETTPDDIHGVIAAQGVLTVHGGMTSHAAVVARGMGKPCVAGCEALKLDMEKQLFEVNGTTIKAGDIISIDGSLGRVILGEAPLIPPSVSIDFQTILKWADKYRKLGVRANADTPEDAKKAREFGAEGIGLCRTEHMFFGDERLPLVQQMILSETNEEREKVLEKLLPHQRRDFEGIFEAMSGLPVTIRLLDPPLHEFLPNFTDLRVELTEMKLKGANKDEIMAKERLLHKVRAETETNPMLGLRGCRLGIIYPGIYRMQVKAIMEAASNVKKKGFKPVVEIMIPLVSHLNELVIMRKEVEKTVESVLADCGTNISYKVGTMIELPRAALTADEIAEFADFFSFGTNDLTQTTFGFSRDDAEAKFLAKYLEDKVLPVNPFEVLDQKGVGKLIKIACKLARKTKSDIKLGICGEHGGEPSSIDFCHKNGFTYVSCSPFRVPLARLAAAQAAIDVEGDTTK